The genomic DNA GCCGCAACTGTGCAACTCATGCACCTGGAAAAGCACCTATGACTAACAAGGACGCCTCAACTGGCCACGACCACACTGGAGGAGGACGTGTGCCGATAACCCCACGGCGCCTGGACTATTCCAATGACACGTCCCCAATCATCGAGCTGGTGGAAGAAGATGCTGATGATCGAGAAATCCTGCAGACGGATAACCAGGGAGCCACCCATCCACACCGGTCTGGACGTAGTCTTGAGGAACGCCGATAGGCGGAGTCGATGCTGGAGAATCAGCGACGGGGCTTCGCAGCTTTGAAAGACCGATTGGAGATCCGCTTGGGCGATGATGATTTAAGAATGTTGTTGCTTGAATGGAAAAAAGAAGCTGATCATGGAGATGTGACGCCCCAtgatacaacgcgtgtgcccctgaattcccaggaaAATCGGGAGCGACACCGCGATCATGAGAGAGCTCATCCCCGCAGATCGCTGGATCGATATGGTCGTGGATATGGAAGCGACCATTGGAGAAGGCCTCAATGGAGGGGAAGAGGTGGAGGCCGAGGTAGGTACTTAGATGGATACCGTCACGACAATTATCGCGGCCACATTGATTCCCGCTGGTATAATCGAGCAGACAGCGATAACTATGCGGAATATGATGATCACATAGATGTGGAAAATTATGATCGCGGGACGGTTCGAGGCCGCGGTCGGGGTCACTCCAAGACGCCCAGAACACGAACCGGCAGTAAGCCCCTCCAGGGGGGAACCAAGTAGAGGTACTTCCACTGCAACCCCAAGGTCCGCAGCCTCAAGTGCAGACTATTCCGGGTGTGGGGACTTTCAATGTGGGAGATCTAAAAAGGCTGCTTAACCATCTAGAAGGCAGAATGACGGTCACAGCTAAAATCCCTTCCCCGTTCTGGATAGCGGTGGGAGAGACACAGTTGCCGGCCGGATATCGTAACACTACTAGCGATCTCCGTTTCCACGGAAACTCAGATCCTGTGGAATTCATGGGTCGTTTTAATATAGAGATGAATATGTACCAAGTCCCGGACTTGGCTCGATGCCGGCTCTTGGCGGTGACCTTTAGAGAAAGCGCCCAACAGTGGTTTCAAAAGCTCGGGCCAGGAGTGATCACTTCCTGGGATCAGATGAAAACTCTTTTCTTGACCAAGTTCCAAGCTGCGGTAAGATATGCGCCATCTGTCACAACTCTTGCCAATGTTAGGCAAAGGGAAAATGAAAGCTTGACATCGTACTTCAAAAGGTTCAACGCTGAATCTACCAGCGTGAGGGGGGCATCAGATGAAGCCTTGAAAAGCTTTTTGATCGCAGGATTAAGGGTTGGTTCGGATTTTTGGAAGCACTTACAAGGGAAAGACCTGGCTACTCTAGCAGATGTCTTTGTTTTGGCAGAATCGTTTAAAGTCATAGAACAATCTCTGGCAGAGGTACAACTGACTTCGCAGACAAGTCAGAGAAACAAAGCAAGAAAGAGAGATAGGTCTCCAAGCCCAAGGTACAGAAAGGGCAGTCGGAGCCCAGACCGGGTGAATACCGTGAACACGAGGAGGGGATGGAGTCCTCCCTCAAACTATGACTACAGAGCAAGCCGGTACATGCCTTTGGTCACATCTATCGAGCATATCTTTGAGGTAAACAAAAATAGAGGGCTATTTAGAAAACCTGAAGCTTTATCATCATGGAAAAGCAAAGACAAGAAAAAGTATTGTGAATACCATGAATCATCTGGACATAACACGCATGAGTGTCGACATTTAAAAGATGAGATCGAAGCGCTTATCAAAGAAGGATACCTCGGTGAATGGGTAGTCAAGGAAGTAAGGAAGCACAAGGATGACAGAGCACAGGAAGAAGAAAGACGAGCCCCGCGGGGGTCGAACAATGATACCCTGGAGGAAAATAAATTCATCAGGGATGGCAGCATCCGAACAATCTATGGGAGAGGTCCCGGGATGGAATGCAGTAACTGAGCCTTGGCAAGATATGCTAGGGAAGCTCGGTTCAGACCTCTCACGGACATTCATATGGTAGAAACTCGACCGCCCAATGTATTTAAGGGTGAGTCCATGGACATTACCTTCAGAGAAGCAGATGCCCGATGGGTATATCACCCCCACAATGATGCGCTGGTTATTTCCATCCAGATTAGAACCAAAAACGTCCATAGGGCCTTCGTGGACAATGGAAGCTCGGCGAATATCCTCTACTACAGCACCTTTAAGAAGATGGGGCTACCTGATCAAGATATGTCGGGGGAAGATTCGTGGGTCTATGGCTTTTCCGGCGCGGGAGTTAGAGTCATGGGATCAATTCGGCTACCATGTACGTTGGGAGAAAGCCCGTTGTCGGTAACAAAGATGCTTGAGTTTAAGGTCTTGAATCAGGAATCATCCCACAACATGTTATTGGGACGACCTTTTCTACGGGAAATGAGGATTATTACTTCAATCCACCACCTGACCATCAAGTTTCCAACGCCAAGTGGGGTGGGGAGTATAAAGGGCTCTCAGTATGACTCTCGGGAGTGTTACAAGCAAGCTATGAGAGGCTTTAGAAAAGACTCCTACACCGAGGATATATCAGACGATGATCGAGAAAAGAGCATTGAGCAACCGATCGAGGAAATCCGAGTCCATTATTATGTCGAGCAAGAAGACGAGCGCCCCTCTGGGCTGCCCCCAGCAACGTTGTTCTTGGAAGACACAATCAGAATTGAGATGTTGTAAGAGGAGGAGGCCTCAAACACTATAGTCCAAGCAGATTTTAATGGAGAACAATTAGAAGGAAGATTCGACGTCTTGCAAAGCCTTGAACAAGGTGAGCATAAGGTGGATTCCCTTCTTCCAAAAGGAGCGCCCTTGCCCGTGAAACATATCAAGGAAGTTGATGCCCCTGCAATGCAGGGTGCGCCTTCTAAAGAAGTCGACGTTCCTCCTAAAGGGGATGCGCCTTCTCTACAGAACAATGAAACCATGATTCGCCCGACCTGGATCCCCGGATACAAATGCCAACGGAGAATATGGGGCTAGCAGAAGATACAATTGAAATCCCTGTCGATGAAAAAGATCCAAGCAAAGTTTTAAGAATAGGATCTCAGTTGGCACCAAGGTTGAAGGAGGGTCTTTCGATATTTCTCTTAGCAAACCTTGACGTATTCGCATGGAACCACTCTGATATGGTGGGAATTAACCCAGAGGTAATGTGCCACCATTTGAATATCGATCCCAAGCATAAAGGGGTTCGACAAAAGCGTAGGGCCATAAGCGAAGAGAGGGATATAACCTTAGCAGAAGAAGTAGATAGGCTCTTGGACGTCGGACTAATTCGGGAGTCCTTCTACCCAGAGTGGCTAGCAAACCCGGTGTTGGTAAAGAAGCCCAACGGTAAATGGAGAACATGTGTGGATTTTACCGATCTGAATAAAGCGTGTCCAAAGGATAGCTTTCCTTGCCAAGGATTGATCAGTTGGTCGACGCCACGACAGGACATGCCTTGCTCAGCttcatggatgcatactccggGTATAATCAAATTCCCATGTATGGGCCCGACCAGGAGCACAGCTCTTTTATTACTGATAGGGGACTCTATTGCTATATTAGAATGCCATTTGGTCTGATCAACGCCGGTGCCACTTATCAAAGATTGGTAAACAAAATGTTCAAGAGGCAGATTTGAAAGACGATGGAAGTGTATGTGGACGATATGCTCGTAAAGTCTAAGAAGGCAGAATATCACATCGCCGACTTAGCTGAGATGTTCCATATTCTGAGAAAGTATAAGATGAAGCTAAACCCTCAGAATTGTGTATTCGGTATGGAATCAGGGAAATTCTTGAGATTCATGGTTAACCACTcgggaattgaggccaacccggCAAAAATCAAGGCTCTGTTAGACATGAAATCTCCCACCAGCGTCAAACAAGTGCAGAGCCTAACAGGAAGGATTGCGGCCTTAAATTGATTTATCTCAAAGTCATCAGATAGGTGCAAGGAATTCTTCAAGGCAATCAAATGGATGAGGAAGGATTTTGTGTGGACCTCTGATTGTGAATAGgcttttctgaaaatcaaagagCAGTTGGGAAATCCTCCAATATTGGCCAAGCCATCAGATGGAGAGACATTGATTCTCTACTTGGCAGTATCTGAATACTCTGTCAGCGCGGTGTTGGTGAAGGAGGAAACAAGCCACCAGTGGCCCATGTACTATGTGAGCAAAAGGTTGCTAGATGCAGAAACCAGATATACCAACATGGAAAAACTGGTGTATGCTCTTATTCTTGCGGCACGAAAGTTAAGACCATACTTTCAGGCTCACCGGATAGAAGTTTGCACCGCTTATCCGCTCTGGCATATTTTACACAAACCTCAATCGTCGGGAAGAATGTTAAAGTAGGCAGTAGAGCTAGGACAATTCGATTTGGAATATTGCCCTCGCACGGCAATTAAGGGACAGGCATTGGCTGATTTCATACTTGAGTTTGATTCTGAAGTTGATGACAAGGCCATAGTGTTGGCGGAACCTTCCTCGCAAGGAAAATCTCATGATGGTAAAGGGGAGGAACTCCCACACCCATAGTGGATGTTACATGCCGATGGGACCGTGAACAACAGTGGATCAGGTGTCGGAATTGTCTTAATCACTCCGGAGGGGCACCGTTTGATGGGTGCTATCCATTTCAAGTTTATGTCACTAACAATGACGCTGAGTACGAAGCTTTGATCAACGGTCTGAAAGTAGCTCTGGAGGTGGGGGCTATGAATCTGATAGTTCGGAGTGACTCCGAATTAGTTGTGAACCAAGTCAACGGACGTTTCCAGGCCAGGGGACCACGGACGGAGTTATATATGAGATGTGCGCAACGCCTattgaaaaaatttgaaaatgCCAGGCTAGAAAGTGTTCCGCGAGAAGAAAATAGTAATGCTGATGCTTTGGCCAAGTTGGGATCACAGATAGACAGAGTCCAACTTGGACAAATCCCTTTGGGAATCCAGGAAATCTCGAGTATTCTAGAGTTAGAGGTATTTCAGACGCAAGAAATCCCGCGAGGAAGCTGGATGACCCCCATTCATAACTATATTCAAACAGGAGCTGTACGAGAAGACAAACTACAGGCTAGACGCCTTCGGTACCAGGCTGCAAAGTATATTGAATATGACGGGATATTATACAAGAGAGGATTTAACCAGCCACTGTTACACTGTGTAGATATAGAAGAGGGAAATTGTATTATCAGAGAAGTGCACGAAGGGATTTGTGGCAATTACTCGGGGGTGGTTCGTTGGCATTAAAAGTGCTCAGACAAGGATATTACTGGCCGACCATAAAAGAAGATGCCTTCAAGTTTGTCTGGGCCTGTGATCATTGCCAACGATTCGCCAACTATTCCAACGCCCCGGCATCTACCATTACCTCATTGGAAAGTCCTTGGCCTTTTGCCACGTGGGGAATTGATCTCATTGGAGAGTTGCCCAAAGCAAAGGGGGTGTGAAATATGCTGTGGTGGCTGTGGACTACTTTACCAAATGGGCGGAGGTTATGCCACTGGCCACGATCACAGCAAAGAAGATAAGGGACTTTGTTTTCAATTCCATAGTATGCATGTTCGGTATCCCTACAAACTCATCTCGGATAATGGGAG from Apium graveolens cultivar Ventura chromosome 5, ASM990537v1, whole genome shotgun sequence includes the following:
- the LOC141660939 gene encoding uncharacterized protein LOC141660939, yielding MTVTAKIPSPFWIAVGETQLPAGYRNTTSDLRFHGNSDPVEFMGRFNIEMNMYQVPDLARCRLLAVTFRESAQQWFQKLGPGVITSWDQMKTLFLTKFQAAVRYAPSVTTLANVRQRENESLTSYFKRFNAESTSVRGASDEALKSFLIAGLRVGSDFWKHLQGKDLATLADVFVLAESFKVIEQSLAEVQLTSQTSQRNKARKRDRSPSPRYRKGSRSPDRVNTVNTRRGWSPPSNYDYRASRYMPLVTSIEHIFEVNKNRGLFRKPEALSSWKSKDKKKYCEYHESSGHNTHECRHLKDEIEALIKEGYLGEWVVKEVRKHKDDRAQEEERRAPRGSNNDTLEENKFIRDGSIRTIYGRGPGMECSN
- the LOC141660940 gene encoding uncharacterized protein LOC141660940; protein product: MPTENMGLAEDTIEIPVDEKDPSKVLRIGSQLAPRLKEGLSIFLLANLDVFAWNHSDMVGINPEVMCHHLNIDPKHKGVRQKRRAISEERDITLAEEVDRLLDVGLIRESFYPEWLANPVLNAIWSDQRRCHLSKIGKQNVQEADLKDDGSAFLKIKEQLGNPPILAKPSDGETLILYLAVSEYSVSAVLVKEETSHQWPMYYVSKRLLDAETRYTNMEKLVYALILAARKLRPYFQAHRIEWIRCRNCLNHSGGAPFDGCYPFQVYVTNNDAEYEALINGLKVALEVGAMNLIVRSDSELVVNQVNGRFQARGPRTELYMRCAQRLLKKFENARLESVPREENSNADALAKLGSQIDRVQLGQIPLGIQEISSILELEVFQTQEIPRGSWMTPIHNYIQTGAVREDKLQARRLRYQAAKYIEYDGILYKRGFNQPLLHCVDIEEGNCIIREVHEGICGNYSGVVRWH